The Longimicrobium sp. genome includes the window GCCGATGTCCCAGTGCCGCAACCACATCGGCGCACTCTCGCGATGATGCCGCGCGTAACCGGGGGCCGTCGGCACGTGCAACTGGCGTTCCACGCAACCCGCTGTCGCAGCCTCTACAGCATTTGACAAACGTTATACAATTCGGTACGCTTCTGGCGGGAGGCGGCGGGCGGCAGCGTAGCCGGGTGGCGCGCAGGCCCCGTCAATCACAGGAGCAGATTCCAATGCAGACTACCGCGACCAAAGGCACCGACGACGTCCTCACCCGCGCCGACGTGCTTACCGAGGACGAGCTCGACACCCTGCCCATGGGCATGATCCAGCTGGACCGCAACGGCACCGTGCTCAAGTTCAACCAGGCGGAGAGCACCCTGGCGCACGTGGACAAGAAGGACGCGATCGGAAAGAGCTTCTTCGACGAGGTGGCGCCGTGCACCAAGGTGCAGCAGTTCCACGGCGCCTTCGTGCAGGGCGTGCAGCAGCGCACTCTGCACACCTCCTTTCCGTACCAGTTCCGCTTTCGCGACGGACGGCAGAAGAACGTGAACATCTCCATGTTCTACAGCGCCAGCACCGAGACGGTGTGGGTGCTGGTGCAGCGGCCGCAGTCCTGAGTTTCGCGCGGCGGAACGCAGTCTGAAGTAGCGGGGGGCGGGGCGCACCACCAGCGCCGCGCCCCCTTTGCCGTGCGCATGAACGACGAGCGGAGGATGGATGGCAAAACGAGAGTGGCCCCGCAGGCTGGGATTTGCGGTAAAGGTGGTGGGCCGCGAGGGGATGAAGAGCAACGATTCGCGGCGCTGGCAGAGCGATCCGCACGTTCGCACCTCCATCCAGTACCTGCGCGACATCCTGGACTACCTCGACAAGGTAGACATCCGGATGTACCGCATCTCGTCGGACTTCGTGCCCTACTGCACGCATCCGGACCTGCCCCGCTTCCACGGCCAGATCTCGGAATGCCGCGACGAACTCGCCGAGCTCGGCCGCACGGCCCGTGAACGCGGGATCCGCCTGTCGCTCCATCCTTCGCAGTACGTGCTGCTCTCGGCGCTG containing:
- a CDS encoding PAS domain-containing protein, with product MQTTATKGTDDVLTRADVLTEDELDTLPMGMIQLDRNGTVLKFNQAESTLAHVDKKDAIGKSFFDEVAPCTKVQQFHGAFVQGVQQRTLHTSFPYQFRFRDGRQKNVNISMFYSASTETVWVLVQRPQS